The window GGGCGCAAAATTCCACGAAAATTTTCGTCGGAACATCCAATTATACCAAAAGTGAAGTCACCTATTATTGTTTACAACACAAGATTgtcatttttaaagaaaaactcCTTCCCTTGCTGTTATTGATCCTTCTTTCAAACTTGAGGTCGAATTGGTTTTCTTCGCTGGCTTGAAATTTTTCATCCTATGTGAAATCGAAATATCTCTTCGgaaacaagaaaacaactttGATACTTTCTCTCGGAATTTCCGATCAACTACGGAATAGATAATCGGATTGATCGCCACATGACAAAAATAGGGTATCAGCCCAACTAGTTTTATTGCGTTGTAAAATCCATCTGACATATTGTCGACGCCAATATGATCAATGAGTAACCATACCAACCGATTAGGTAGGaccaaaacaaaaaatgcaacaaaGATGGCGGCTAAAATAACCATAATCCTTTCGTTCTCCTTCCGTCTGTTAATGCGCCATGTCTCATCCATCGGTGacgagtttttatttttgtaagccGCAGTGCGAAGTGTTTTCATGATgtagtaataaaaaaatccaaTAATAACCATTGGGATAATGAAATAGAATATTGTCAAATACCACGAGTAAACAAGCGAGCTATAAGATTTTGGCCATTTTTCAATACACAACTTAAACTCGTCCAGGCCAAGCACTGCAACCATTGGTGCCACTGATGCTGTTGCCATGACTgcgtttaaaaatattaacataCCTAGATTTACGTTAGTTAGTCCACGACTAAATGGCCGCACAACACCCAGATATCTTTCGAATGCAATAATCATAATAAAACCCAAGGCAATGTGACCACACCAGTTATTAAAGCCTTGAATAAATTTGCACCATCCTTCTCTGTATATCCAGACGCAGGAATTTATTTTTGGTACACGAAGCATAATTTGTGGAAAAGCAAAGGTGAAATCAGCAAATGCGAGAGCACCAATTAATCTCTGATGCCTCGTGGACGATTTCCAAAACTTTACCGTCACAATCATAACAATCCCATTACCAATGATACCAACAATGGAAGTAAACAAAGCTAAACCAGCTTCCAGTCGATTTATGTTTGTATTGCAACTGAAAGTAACATCCGTTTTGTTGCGTGCGGATTTATTTGTCTTGATAAATTTACACAGGCCTCGAGGTAGTTTTTCGCATGTACAATCTTTTCCAAATTTTCCGAACATGGCACATATTTCAGCCATCGATTTCCCTGCGATcgaaatctttttcttttttcttttctttttctttgttgtGCTTTCAGTTGATGCCCAATCGACGGTAACCGTTTTTATGGTCGTGTTTGACCACGTAATTTTATTCACGTTCGAGGGTGTGACACTGAGCACTGGAGATGTCGTGCTTGAAGTCGATAACTCATTGTGGAGTGTAGGGACGACAAATGTAAGCAATAGCGTGATTgtcaacatttctaaaaaagacAAGAATGTTACACTTTAACCCTTACGCGCCGAACAAGATATGAGAAAAAGGTAAAAGGCAAAACCCTTGGGACGAGGGTGTAACTTATTAGCAGGCTAACAAATTTTATGTAGTAAATTAACACATTATGGTTAATTGAGGACAAGGAAGTGCTTATGTTTGACACATGGGTTAATTAATTTCTCTGTCCAATAATTTACGAAGttaagttaaaattattttcgttATAATAAACCACACAATATTCACTTATATTTTATTATCCGTAGTGTAGACGAGAAGcttcttaaaaaagaaattgcaaaCAGCTCGACTGATTATTGCGTGTATTTTCAAATTAAACAAATTAGTTGATGCGTGTATCTTCCTCGCTGTCAGAGTCTGTCatcgccattatggattttctCAAAAAAGGACAATATATACTCTGGAATACTTCGTGCATGGATGGAAtgttatgaaaataaaaatttgtttttatgagTCATAAAAACAATGTAAAATCGTTTTTGAGCACACTTTATGTTTtatcatttattattatttttacttttcgtTGTGATTATTTTA is drawn from Hydractinia symbiolongicarpus strain clone_291-10 chromosome 8, HSymV2.1, whole genome shotgun sequence and contains these coding sequences:
- the LOC130654067 gene encoding C-C chemokine receptor type 3-like yields the protein MLTITLLLTFVVPTLHNELSTSSTTSPVLSVTPSNVNKITWSNTTIKTVTVDWASTESTTKKKKRKKKKISIAGKSMAEICAMFGKFGKDCTCEKLPRGLCKFIKTNKSARNKTDVTFSCNTNINRLEAGLALFTSIVGIIGNGIVMIVTVKFWKSSTRHQRLIGALAFADFTFAFPQIMLRVPKINSCVWIYREGWCKFIQGFNNWCGHIALGFIMIIAFERYLGVVRPFSRGLTNVNLGMLIFLNAVMATASVAPMVAVLGLDEFKLCIEKWPKSYSSLVYSWYLTIFYFIIPMVIIGFFYYYIMKTLRTAAYKNKNSSPMDETWRINRRKENERIMVILAAIFVAFFVLVLPNRLVWLLIDHIGVDNMSDGFYNAIKLVGLIPYFCHVAINPIIYSVVDRKFREKVSKLFSCFRRDISISHRMKNFKPAKKTNSTSSLKEGSITAREGVFL